The Chiroxiphia lanceolata isolate bChiLan1 chromosome 4, bChiLan1.pri, whole genome shotgun sequence genome includes the window TATATTTCTGTGTTCCTAACCTTAGGAAGGGATAACACTGACCATGAAATATAGGTATatgaaaaaattacataaaaagcTGAGTTTAATGGATGCAAATGACAGTATCTCAGTTTAGAGCAAAGAACAAATACAGAATCTAATGGACATTACAGGCTAAATATAGGTAGGCAAAGTGAAATAACATAGGCTGGAATTTGGTCAGACAATAACCATGTTCAGACTATTCTATCTAAAAATTTGTCTTGCATATTTTATGACCACAGAGGAAGTACTGTTTTAGCTCAGTAGTGCCCTTTAGTGACTTGTTCCAGCTTTGGTCTAGAATAATTCCAGAAAGAAGAATACGACCCACCTGAacaatgaatattttttttttttcctgaaacacgaagaaatgtttgttttccaaacaagTCCATAGTCATTCTAGCCTTAATTATTTTGTGGTATTTAGTAGGGTGCTGGAGCTGTACACCacaagagctgaaaaaaaccccaaaaaagtCACTTGatattttagcttttaaatgTCCAAAATTAGAGCAAATATCTGCTAAATTAACAAGATACTGTATTCCATTTTGTTGAATTTCTACCACCATCTATTCCAAAGAATGTACTGGTGCATGAGAAAGCCTCAAAAAACCCCTCGGCAGTCAATACTGTACATCAGCGGTTACACCACGTTATGATTTCAAGTTTGCAAATGAAACGAGGAAGGAAGAACAATTCTCCATATCCATTTATAATTTCGTCCAGATAATCTTTAAAGAATTGCAGTAGGAAGATTTTACAGATTCcaaaatttctatttcagaGACATGTTATAGCATAGGAAAGCTGTTAGTAACTGGAATGTACCATGATTTGGCGCTGCTTGGTTGTAATGGACAGGCCACAGTGCTGAGTACATGCAAGAACAGGGTATTTGGAAACAATTGTTGCAGTGTGATGCATTTCTGACTCAAGCAACTTGTCTGGAGCTTTTCGaattgattttctttgcttGGGATGTATCCCATCAGTCACATTtgaactaaaaaataaaaaagggagaagaactGAAGTGGATGGAGAGATTTCTTACAACCCTAATTCCTCCAAAAACTCAGATTTGGATAAAGGAGATGATATGAAGGCTCTTTCACTGGTAATGGGCATGGATGCTGAAATTTTAACTTGATAGTACATATTTAGACAGAAACGTAAAGAAAAGTTACGGCTTGTGAAAAAATCCACTCACGAAGTTTTATAAATTCAGATTGGACCAATATGGAACATAAACTAATTCCTTAATTGTGTATTCCCCTTTCCTATTAACTGTGGAGAATATCTCCATTAGCTTGAATTACAGTGAacatataaattttattattttgtattttgactAGGCAAGGAGACAGAAATCAGAGCTTTGCTAGTGTCTTGCTGCTTAAGGGGGCGCAGGCTCTTAACTTCTGTCTGCCGCAACTTTCTCAGCTGTGTAGTGATTAGGCTACGCCACGCTTTGGAAAGCACAAATAGGAAACACTGCTGAGCTGTTTAGTAGCAtataaatagaatttaaaaattccctatctgtttttaatttctcgTCACAAGAATATATGATTCCCGAAAGTTCTAAAATCCAGGGGGCAGgggatattttaaattaaaaagttcaGTAAACAAACCTAAACGTGGAAGAGAGAATTTCTTCAGTACATTTGCATGCAGTGCACTAGAGGGCCCTCAGGAGTTAGAAATGGATGGAATGCACTTTTGGAAGGCATATACTTCACAGAACTTTTcattacagaatttaaaatagaagttgctgtggttttgtgtgtgtgtgttgttttttttttttttttaataacgTGAAGTTCATGTAAGTTTATAGCAGTTCATATGCAAACCACCTCTCAGTAAAGTTAGCTTCCAAATTGTACTTAGCTTGCAGTGAAATACCTAAATGTGAACCAtacttaaaactgaaatatgtgCTAGACGCCAGCTCAGTTACTTTTATTGACCTAAGGAGTTTACCAGAACAAAGGATGTGTCAAGCTGAATAGgtaagaaattttatttttatagcaatATACATACAATGTGCACTTATTctatctttgtttttttggaaAGAGGTATCAGCCACtgtcatttcattttcaaactaTAGCTAGATACTTTTTATAGCTTCAGAAGTGTGAAGAGAATTAaccatctttcatttttaatgtgtgtttATGAATTATGTGAATTATATTCATGTCAACTAGGGAAATTTGGCAAtgctaatatatttttatgttaatgaATATGTGCATATTTAACTACTACAGTTACTGGTGTTAATATTTGGATAATTTACAACATTTCCATAACCTAAGGTTTAGTGAAAACTTTATCTCataagaaaaagataataatCTGAGTTTGACAAGCTTTTCTTCTAATGCTGTAATACACCCAGCTGAGATTACAAATTGAGCCtatatttaatgatttttgtgtttaatttataCTGTAATGAGAAAGTGTATCTTGACAAATTTCTACATGCATACTGTCTCATCTGGaacttttttccctggaaaatatAGAACCACAGATGCCACATGTGAgtaatgaaatgaaatgttactgttttctttttgcagtttgtAAAGGATATACATCAGATCTTTTAGACTACAAGTCAGTAAACTTTGCTTACGCAGCTGGCTCCATTCATTCTCTGAAACCAATCACTTTCCCTGTGGTGGCTGATAAGAATTTAACAGCTTGAGAAGGTGGAGTGTCAGCATCCTTAGTGTTAACCACTTTCCCAGGCATATCAGTAGCCTCTGTCCATCACCCATGCTGGAAGCTAgttggaaaacaagaaatagaAATTGGGGAAGGAAAATCATGCATCATCATCCTGGCTGTAATGCACTGAAGACTTTATGCTGTTTTCATCATGTGGATTCACCAGAGAAATGACCACCTTTGATCAGCAAAGTAAAATCAAAAACTTGTTTAtttgctgcctgtgcccctCGCGGGTGTTGAGGCTCTGGACTTGCAGGCGCCCAAGGACAAGGAGGAATCTGCTTGTGGGCACCGCCTGTGTGATCTACCTGGGATTCCTTGTCAGTCAGGTTGGTCATGTTTTACCCCAGCACAAAGGAGGACATCAAAAGATCAGTTCCAGAAGTCTCCAAGATGCAGCCCAAACTCCTTTTCTGGGCATCCCACTGGATGGCACCCTGTCACCACCCAATTTCCAGGAACCCCAGCTGGGTAGCAATGGGACCTTGCTGCCACCCAATGTAGTTTATATCACCCTGCGGTCCAAGCGCAGCAAGCCTGCCAATATCAGAGGCACAGTGAAGCCAAAGcgcaggaagaaaaatgcaacaCCTTTGTCCTACGGGCAACATTTTCCAAAAGCCACTTTTATGGGTCTGGAAGAGGCCTTTGCCCAACAGCCAGGGAGGACCATGCATGCCGCGGGCACAATGGGAGCAGCAGTAGCTCTGGAGGCGAGAAAGTACCAGCTGGATGAACACAGACATAGAGGAATGGCAATCGGGGAGAGGGGTCACTGGAGACCTGGGATGATTTCTGGAGCTGTGaaggcacagccccagcctgaGGAAAGCAATATCAGGATTTACAGTGAGAGCTCTCCCTCGTGGATGAGCAAAAATGACATCCTAAACATGCGAATGCTGGCAGATTCTCCGATAGAGAGCATCCAAGAAGTACCTTCACACAAAGCAGTCCTGGTAGTGTTTGCAGGAGGTCCCAGCACCACAGGAACTGCTTGTGATCAAGGACACTGTGGGATTGTCAAAAGACCCATCGACATGAGCGAAGTGTTTGCCTTTCATTTGGATAGGATCTTGGGGCTAAACAGGAGCTTACCTTCTGTAAGCAGGAGATCAGAGTTCTTCCAAGGTAACACATTCCTATGGTTTTCAGCTTGCAGGTGGGGCGCAGAtgtttcctttcccctcccatgTTAGCCATGGGGCAGCAGCCACCACCTTTAACTCCCGAGAGCCCAAGAGCTAACCCTGTTGGTAGAGGGAAATAAAGCTGGTGTAACTTCTGCAGTGCAGTTATCCTGTCCAAAGGATGCAGTACCCCAAAGTTTAGGTCAAATACCATTGAGTTGTTGAGGGCAGTAACAGTTTCTCTTACATGAGAATCTGgaatgagaaaaaagagagagtgtAATCTGTAGGTTGCATGAAATTGTAGAAACTGCCTGAAATGAAACTGGTGAAAGAGGTTCCGAAATACTCCATGATTCAGTGGgtatttctgatgttttttaaaaaaagttttctcaTCTTTTAGAATTGATTTCAATCAAATACTGTTGAAACTGGGCACAAAAATTCATCTCTTAGGTGGTAGGAAAGAGGGGTTGTATTTAGGCAGATAATCTACTCAGAGAGGTAGGGAACTTACTTGCAGAAGCTTGAATTTACTTCTATGGTACTAATCCCCTTGGGAgctgaaaattttttaaaaagtgcttccctctcctctggtacttaaaaaccaaataaactACATGTCAGTGGATCTTGCTGTACATTTTGAGGTTAACTACACACATCTATATATTATCCAAAGAAATGTGCACAGTAAATATCTCAATATGGCTGTTACATGATTGGCATAgacttttcaattaaaaatttgatttctaaCCTTTAGTGAAATTAAAGGTAAGTTTCAGACATGTAATGTGAGTTAGAAGTCTACTTTTAACATAGCTAccttcttaaatatattttcagcatAACTGCTATTTTTGTACAGTCACAAATCACAGTCCAAAAGGACTATGTTGCATTTTAATGAATCACTGCAAAAGTAGCTAGCTATGTTTTTGCTGTTCATTTCTTGCTGCTGAAATTAGCTTATACCAAATACTTTTATATCAGTctgcatttcttaaaaagaaaagtaatgcAAGAATGACTTTGTAAAGTCTGTCAGCAGGAAGACAATCCGGTGATGTCCAGTTTCTTCCTGCTTTGTAAACCTTCCCTTTGGCAGCCTGTGCAACAATGTGAATGAATCTCTAGGAACAACAGCTTAGAGGCTTCTGAATATTATTCGTAATTGCAGAACATGGAAGATACATTAtgcctattttatttttaggaacaACATCTATTGCTATAGAGCTGTCCTAAGGCATTAAGGTAGCTCGGTTGGAGGAACTCTGCATAGTGTGGCTGTGGAGATGACAGACTGCAAAGCTTGGAAAACTGCTGTTAGGCTAATTGTGCATTGTGTTGCTCATTGTCTGTCACCTTACGGTATGTTTTAGACTGTCTGTGACAGAGTGTGTTGTTCTGCCctctttaattttctcttcctcataACTGGCTATGTTCCTATTGCAAGAGGAGGGTTGCTAGGTGATGAGAAgagaaataacattattttggtctcacttcattttttccagCTAAAAGCTGAACAGAGCATTTGGAACAGTGATTGTACCTTGTCTCTCACCATTTCTTTAGCCTGGAAATATGCTGGAGCTCAGATGCCTAATAACTACTTGAGCTCTTTACTATTGATGTGCTTGTGTTGGGCATAATCTGAGAACATCTGTGTTAAGCAAATGagcaaaaatatattcttaaaaataatatgaacAATTAGCTCATTTCTATGACCCATATGCATTTCAGTTAAGATTAGGTGGGCATTGTAAAGTTTTTTACAGAGTGGCTTTTGTAAAATAGTTATTCACATGGGAAAGCAAGTAATGCAGGATTAAAgactgtgcatgtgtgtatgaATGTACACTATTTCTGGGCTGACACATCTCTCTCCCTGACACATCCCGTTTGCTTGCCCCAGTTGTGATGTGATCTAACAAGACATGTTTGATGTAGcattaaaatcttaaaaaatggGCTTTTCAAAACTGTCATTCATTTTGTCAAAAGCAGTTTCAAAGAACTGCTTAGTGAATCCCTCTACAGGTTCTGTCTCCCTTATTCTCATAAATCTGCCTCTGATTTTTTGTCTAAAGTCTATCAAAACACTGTACTCAAGTCCCCTGTCTGCTACCCTCACCTACCCTACTTAATTGTCAGAGCTTTTAAGTGTTAACTGAATGTTTTTATCATTTGTCTAATTTTTCTATCATGGATGGAAAAATCAGGTATGATAACTGTCTCATATTTTTGCGATGCATTTTCTGAACATAAATGCCTGGGAAGTACAGGTAGGAAAAGCCCCTTTGAGTTTAGCGTAACAGTCTAAAAGAGCATGATTTTGGCCATACACAAGCAGTCATTCTTTCCTCCCATTGCTACCTACAAGTTGTGAAAAATGTTGAGAGCTCCAAAACATCTATAAACAAAGAAGGACAAGCCTGTAAAACAACAAGAAATAATCATAAAATTGTGTCTATTGGAGACAATGGAGTCGGAATCTTATATGTCTGAGTTTGGGGATGGTCACATTAATACCACAGTAATGAAAATCTTTATTATTTCATAACCCTAATCTGAGGAACAGAGGAGACATAAGGGACGTTGCTTGGTGTTGCAGCCCTATGTTAATTACCTTTGCACAGAAGCTAAGTAAAATGACTGCACGTGTTGCCTCTAGCTCAGCAATCGAATTTTCAGGGTAGGACGATGGCAGTGCTTGTTAGGGCTTCAGCTACAACAGGACTAACATGAGCTGGAGCAGGGTTGCTTCTCTGTTGCAGCTGACAGCTGTAAGGATAGCACTCTGGTTCCTTGGATCATAGCAACAAGGCAGAGCTCTTTATTCAGCTTTTGGTactatatataattatattttggtactatatataataatactatatattattattgctcagcaccacttGCTGAGGGACTGAACTACTGCATGCTGTCGACTACCTGTATTCCCCTCTGACTTTCTGATAACCTAAGTTTGgttaaatatgttttattctgtgctgaaaagaacagaaacaggTGTACTCAAttcagcttaatttttttttagctaaagATCAAACCCACTATTTGTCCAGaacctctttctttttgtcacCCCCAAACATGCAAGAAACTCTTCCTTTGAATAACACCTTTCATGTTTGCATGATTTAGTGCAAACAGCTGAATGATGTGATAGATAGCTTCACTGGTTGCACTTGTCATTTTGCTTTACTGGCCTCTACATGATGATAAATGGAGCCATAAGCTTTTCCTTGTTGTACCCTGTGTTATCAGACTGTCCTTGCCATCTCATCAAAAGTTATGCAAAAGCATAACATATTATGAATCACTAATGT containing:
- the GASK1B gene encoding Golgi-associated kinase 1B codes for the protein MLFSSCGFTREMTTFDQQSKIKNLFICCLCPSRVLRLWTCRRPRTRRNLLVGTACVIYLGFLVSQVGHVLPQHKGGHQKISSRSLQDAAQTPFLGIPLDGTLSPPNFQEPQLGSNGTLLPPNVVYITLRSKRSKPANIRGTVKPKRRKKNATPLSYGQHFPKATFMGLEEAFAQQPGRTMHAAGTMGAAVALEARKYQLDEHRHRGMAIGERGHWRPGMISGAVKAQPQPEESNIRIYSESSPSWMSKNDILNMRMLADSPIESIQEVPSHKAVLVVFAGGPSTTGTACDQGHCGIVKRPIDMSEVFAFHLDRILGLNRSLPSVSRRSEFFQGGQACPVILWDSSLSPTDNSTHSSVRLTWGRYQQLLKQKCWQNGKVPKAEWGCTEIHHHEWSKMALFDFLLQIYNRLDRNCCGFKPLKEDSCMQQGLKLRCNDQDAVDLTHIVQRRHDQRHLAFVDNKGFFDRNEDNLDFKILQGINEFPESAVSVLRSQRLREKLLQSLFLDKIYWESQGGRKGIEKLIDVIERRSKILLTYINAHGAKVLPMNE